A region from the Hemitrygon akajei unplaced genomic scaffold, sHemAka1.3 Scf000082, whole genome shotgun sequence genome encodes:
- the LOC140722617 gene encoding LOW QUALITY PROTEIN: uncharacterized protein (The sequence of the model RefSeq protein was modified relative to this genomic sequence to represent the inferred CDS: inserted 2 bases in 1 codon) yields the protein SGKGFTQSSDLMAHQRAHTGERPFICSDCGKGFTRLSHLQRHQRVHTGEKPFICSECGKGFTQSSQLQSHQRVHTGEKPFTCSVCGKGFTESSQLQSHQRLHTGEKPFTCSECGKRFTQSSQLQSHQRVHTGERPFTCSVCGERFTHSSSLQRHQRAHTGEKPFICSECGKRFTESCQLLSHQRVHTGEKPFTCSECGKRFTDPSTLQRHQRVHTGEKPFTCSECGKRFTQSFHLQRHQRVHNGVKPFTCSECGKRFTQSSHLQSHQRVHTGERPFTCSECGKRFTRSFTLQSHQQIHTGKKLFTCSECGKRFTQSSTLLKHERVHTGEKPFNCTECGKRFTLSSHLLEHQRVHTGERPFICSECGKKFTRSSTLQRHQRVHTXERSHLPAENAGKDSLSHPNYWHTSQLL from the exons tctgggaaaggattcactcagtcatctgacctaatggctcaccagcgagctcacactggggagaggccattcatctgctcagactgtgggaaaggattcactcggttatcccacctacagagacatcagcgagttcacactggggagaagccgttcatctgctcagaatgtgggaagggattcactcagtcatcccaactacagagtcatcagcgagttcacactggggagaagccattcacctgctcagtctgtgggaagggattcactgagtcatcccaactacagagtcatcagcgacttcacactggggagaagccgttcacctgttcagaatgtgggaagagatttactcagtcatcgcaactacagagtcatcagcgagttcacactggggagaggccgttcacctgctcagtctgtggggagagattcactcattcatccagcctacagagacaccagcgagctcacactggggagaagccgttcatctgctcagaatgtgggaagagattcactgagtcatgccaactactgagtcatcagcgagttcacactggggagaagccatttacctgttcagaatgtgggaagagattcactgatccatccaccctacagagacaccagcgagttcacactggggagaagccattcacctgttcagaatgtgggaagagatttactcagtcattccacctacagagacatcagcgagttcacaatggggtgaagccattcacctgttcagaatgtgggaagagatttactcagtcatcccacctacagagtcatcagcgagttcacactggagagaggccgttcacctgctcagaatgtgggaagagattcactcgctcTTTCACACTACAGAGTCATCAAcaaattcacactgggaagaagctgttcacctgctcagaatgtgggaagagattcactcaatctTCCACCCTACTGAAACATGAGCGTGTTCACACCGGTGAGAAGCCGTTCAATTGCACAGAATGTGGGAAACGGTTCACTCTGTCATCCCACCTTCtggaacaccagcgagttcacactggagagaggccattcatctgctcagaatgtgggaagaaattcactcgctcttccacactacagagacatcagcgagttcacac ggagaggagCCATTTACCTGCTGAGAAtgcgggaaaggattcactcagtcatcccaactactggcacaccagtcagctgttatga